Proteins encoded in a region of the Anopheles aquasalis chromosome 2, idAnoAquaMG_Q_19, whole genome shotgun sequence genome:
- the LOC126577924 gene encoding activating transcription factor 3-like yields MFNTNLTLTVPSLLVMDGGTPRTPEILNSLMAMTNPLEYSYPVNNNQTSLNDTHSNSSDSPLDSPASQHHQQHQQHSQHFHQTRKTPSVQQTRSQLIKEGVKLLIQNKRKFSGGDSSDGNESSTPLSKVCRRREPSGTDQRETSDDDMDSKSSPRSTAALTPEDEDRRRRRRERNKIAATKCRMKKRERTVNLINESETLDAQNKDLKSQVSKLESERRKLLEVLQAHGPKCVHQKGYQPLPLLANLPELNGTTNGSGSNNSGATNTKYLSDLNYGDQGQGEGEIKYSECLKSVSGNSVATSSSPSMDSFAKQDSGVLLPPGYCKLSPTEPPNFLLDSPSELTGDGGGASGSGFLPQGPKSEYIPLPAGSGSTASQSTLPTSTTASQPTKSNGRAKPGPKPRQNRNQNSANSTAKMSSTIVSSAADTTISTAINSTSNNSINNNNNSMSYISKVSNPLMAASLMATTPSSSPASIASPATISSSCSSVSVSNPLLSLAADDDFILKNELIDTSSPYTTVQSADRFLFDSTLDLYNNNAHSPMTVSMSCAGTSSQQQQQQSQLLPQHSTLNNNNPNLLNENDKLSHLSAIKDNTSNALLEFGVSFDTLKPTNVDYTQQQQQQHQQHTNDMAHHLHHQHHQQQPQQHQHQQQQQQHQQQEASSGMGGLLGGDPTLGHLMHHHTQQQNQLQNQQQQHQQHLHHQHQHQLQQQQQQHHQLQLQLQHQQHQQQQLQQQQQQQQLVSNALDMMANEFLMIPGDDPSEFTDLDSGITAYNSINGCLA; encoded by the exons atgTTCAACACAAACCTCACGCTTACCGTGCCATCGCTCCTGGTCATGGACGGTGGCACACCCCGGACACCGGAGATCCTCAACTCGCTCATGGCCATGACAAACCCACTCGAGTACTCGTATCCAGTGAACAACAACCAG ACATCACTGAACGACACGCATTCCAACAGCTCGGACTCTCCGCTGGACTCACCGGCTagtcagcaccatcagcagcaccagcagcattcgcagcaCTTCCACCAAACTCGCAAGACGCCGAGCGTACAGCAG ACCCGCTCGCAATTAATAAAGGAAGGCGTAAAGCTGCTGATCCAGAACAAACGGAAGTTCAGTGGAGGAGATTCGAGCGACGGCAATGAATCCAGCACACCGCTCAGCAAGGTGTGCCGGCGACGTGAACCCTCCGGAACGGACCAACGGGAAACCAGTGATGACGATATGGACTCTAAGTCGAGCCCTCGCTCGACTGCTGCA CTTACACCCGAGGACGAGGATCGACGCCGGCGACGTCGGGAACGGAACAAAATCGCCGCCACCAAGTGCCGCATGAAGAAGCGCGAACGGACGGTCAATCTCATCAACGAATCGGAAACGCTCGATGCCCAGAACAAGGACCTAAAGTCGCAAGTGAGCAAGCTGGAGTCGGAACGTCGAAAATTGCTGGAAGTGTTGCAGGCCCATGGTCCCAAGTGTGTGCACCAGAAGGGCTACCAACCACTTCCACTGCTGGCTAACCTTCCCGAACTCAACGGTACGACGAACGGTAGTGGCAGCAACAATAGTGGCGCAACAAACACCAAGTATCTGAGCGATCTGAACTATGGCGATCAAGGGCAGGGCGAAGGGGAGATCAAGTACTCCGAGTGTTTGAAATCGGTGTCCGGCAATTCGGTAGCTACCTCATCCTCACCATCAATGGACAGCTTTGCGAAGCAAGACTCTGGCGTGCTACTTCCCCCGGGCTACTGCAAGCTATCGCCAACGGAGCCACCCAACTTCCTGCTTGATTCACCCTCGGAACTGACCGGCGATGGAGGTGGAGCTAGTGGGTCGGGTTTCCTCCCGCAGGGACCGAAATCGGAATACATTCCCCTACCCGCAGGCTCCGGTTCCACAGCTTCCCAGTCCACCCTACCAACATCCACCACCGCTAGCCAACCGACCAAGAGCAATGGACGAGCGAAACCCGGACCGAAACCACGCCAGAACCGGAACCAGAACTCAGCGAACTCAACGGCGAAAATGTCCTCTACAATCGTCTCGAGTGCCGCGGATACGACGATTTCTACGGCgatcaacagcaccagcaacaacagcatcaacaacaacaacaatagcatgTCGTACATAAGCAAAGTTAGCAACCCATTGATGGCCGCATCGCTTATGGCGACGACACCATCTTCATCGCCTGCCTCGATAGCCTCTCCGGCGACGATCTCCTCGTCCTGTTCTTCGGTGAGCGTTAGCAATCCACTACTTTCCCTAGCCGCGGATGATGACTTTATCCTGAAGAACGAGCTAATCGACACGTCCAGTCCATACACGACGGTACAGAGTGCCGATCGATTTCTGTTCGATTCAACGCTTGATCTGTACAACAACAATGCGCACAGTCCCATGACGGTAAGCATGAGCTGCGCTGGCACGTCctcccagcaacagcagcaacagagccaGCTCctgccacagcacagcacgctgaacaacaacaatccgaaCCTGCTGAACGAGAATGACAAGCTTAGCCATCTCAGTGCGATCAAGGATAACACCTCGAATGCGCTTCTCGAATTTGGAGTCAGCTTCGACACACTGAAGCCAACCAACGTGGATTatacgcaacagcagcaacagcaacaccagcaacacactAACGACATGGCACATcacctccatcaccagcaccatcagcagcagccacagcaacaccagcaccaacagcagcagcagcagcatcaacagcaggaAGCATCATCTGGTATGGGTGGTCTGCTGGGAGGTGATCCGACACTAGGACATCTCATGCACCACCATACACAGCAACAAAATCAACTacaaaaccagcaacaacagcaccaacaacaccttcaccatcaacatcagcaccaactgcagcagcagcagcagcaacaccaccagctgcagcttcagctccagcaccagcaacaccaacagcaacagcttcaacaacaacaacagcaacagcagctcgttAGCAATGCCCTCGACATGATGGCCAACGAGTTCCTCATGATCCCCGGGGACGACCCTAGCGAGTTCACCGATCTGGACAGTGGCATTACCGCTTACAACAGCATTAACGGGTGCCTGGCGTGA
- the LOC126577920 gene encoding ATP-dependent DNA helicase DDX11 yields MVNFKPEKELQAPNSGQEFAFPFPPYEIQLDFMKSLYGVLQSGGIGIFESPTGTGKSLSLTCGSLTWLKDFERLLEEELCRKITQLRTEIATLEKENEVASDWITGQYNAMGQRKELGELLLCKTALEEYKKRLQAMKEKATVLKKRWSTVKDGDGALKSELWQDDVTADEDEFLIADDSDSDDSSDERRDSEKEPDRYRPVQIIFCSRTHSQLSQVVGEVKGTHHAKELRLASLASRQSLCINPDVRKLKSNTLINERCLELLKKGGKGKAVSEGGEESSGTKKRRKIAPSCPYYNQRAIEGLKNGTLFEVPDIEDLVKAGKREKTCPYYASRAAVPDAQVLMVPYQLILHRRTRQQSGIDLNGSILIIDEAHNLLDTIASIHSQELTLDQLQQVKMQLAAYKARYFARFSTKNLLRINQLIFIATRLGKLLSPEVKQSAASEQGTGPTARSSRMIQTQDLLLEGDIFNLDFMEILAFCERSRIAQKVHGFAQSAPTELLAQSAAPGINRPKVGSSSKEVTSSMKTLLKSLEEKKKQRKQQSQKKIREKRSENEASEQENVKESPQKMVSNVIRPLINFIECLIEGSTGDGRVLLSYNAKEPAQSSMKFLLLNPGARFEEIVQSCRSVVLAGGTMKPTEELTEQVFRNCPERVTIKSYPHVVPADAVLPIALARGPSGKDFLFNYANRQCQQLLDELQSTLMNLCYVVPNGIVAFFSSYEYLEQFCKRLEDSGNRARIEERKRIFREPRTTGQVERILAEYAQAAKSATGALLLSVVGGKLSEGLNFSDELGRCVVVIGLPYPNRTSPELVERMRYLDRTLVKQSPTASSAGNEYYENLCMKAVNQCIGRAVRHIRDYAAVVLLDVRYGKGAESSIRRKLPSWISDRMVCADRYGQAHSSLVKFFRDHKTDRSKETHAGQ; encoded by the exons ATGGTTAATTTTAAACCAGAGAAGGAACTACAAGCGCCGAACAGTGGACAGGAGtttgcgtttccgtttccaccgTACGAGATACAGTTGGACTTTATGAAATCTCTCTACGGTGTGCTGCAGAGCGGCGGGATCGGTATCTTCGAGAGCCCCACCGGAACGGGTAAATCGCTCAGCTTAACCTGCGGTTCGCTAACTTGGCTGAAAGACTTTGAACGTTTACTGGAAGAGGAACTGTGTAGGAAAATCACTCAGCTGCGAACAGAAATCGCGACTTTGGAGAAGGAGAATGAGGTGGCCAGCGATTGGATTACGGGCCAGTATAATGCGATGGGACAACGCAAGGAGCTGGGAGAGCTCTTGCTCTGCAAAACGGCACTAGAGGAGTACAAAAAACGGTTACAGGCCATGAAGGAAAAGGCCACGGTGTTGAAGAAGCGCTGGAGTACAGTAAAGGATGGGGACGGTGCGTTAAAGTCGGAACTCTGGCAAGACGATGTTACAGCAGATGAGGATGAGTTTCTGATAGCGGATGATAGTGATAGTGATGATAGTAGTGACGAACGTCGCGACTCCGAAAAGGAACCCGATCGATACCGGCCAGTGCAGATTATATTCTGTAGTCGGACACATTCCCAGCTGTCGCAGGTGGTAGGTGAAGTGAAGGGAACGCATCACGCAAAGGAGCTCCGCCTGGCATCGTTAGCATCACGTCAGAGTCTCTGCATCAATCCCGATGTTCGTAAATTAAAGAGCAACACACTGATCAACGAACGCTGCCTGGAGTTGCTGAAGAAAGGAGGCAAAGGTAAAGCTGTCAGTGAAGGAGGGGAGGAGAGCAGTGGAACTAAGAAGCGTCGAAAGATCGCTCCGAGTTGTCCTTACTACAATCAACGTGCGATCGAAGGGCTGAAGAATGGGACTCTTTTCGAAGTGCCTGACATTGAGGATCTGGTGAAGGCGGGCAAACGAGAGAAGACCTGTCCGTACTACGCTTCACGAGCCGCTGTCCCTGATGCACAGGTCTTGATGGTTCCATATCAATTGATTTTACACCGTCGTACACGCCAACAGTCTGGCATCGATCTTAACGGTTCGATCCTGATCATCGATGAAGCGCACAATCTACTCGACACGATTGCTTCGATTCATAGCCAAGAGTTGACTCTCGATCAGTTGCAGCAAGTTAAGATGCAACTGGCGGCATATAAGGCGCGCTACTTTGCCCGATTTTCGACCAAAAATCTGCTTCGTATCAATCAGTTAATCTTTATAGCGACGAGATTGGGGAAATTGTTGTCCCCAGAGGTGAAACAAAGTGCTGCCTCAGAACAGGGTACGGGCCCTACTGCACGATCATCACGAATGATTCAAACACAGGATCTGCTGCTTGAGGGAGACATCTTCAATTTGGATTTCATGGAAATACTTGCGTTCTGTGAACGCTCACGCATAGCCCAGAAGGTGCATGGTTTCGCTCAGAGCGCACCAACAGAACTACTGGCGCAAAGTGCTGCACCGGGCATCAACCGTCCGAAGGTAGGCAGCAGCTCCAAAGAGGTTACAAGTTCGATGAAAACACTCTTGAAATcgttggaagagaaaaaaaagcaaaggaaacaGCAATCTCAGAAAAAAATACGTGAAAAGCGGTCTGAAAACGAAGCATCGGAACaggaaaatgtaaaagaaTCTCCACAAAAAATGGTGTCCAACGTCATTCGTCCGTTGATCAACTTCATCGAATGCCTTATCGAAGGAAGCACCGGAGATGGACGTGTGTTGCTAAGCTACAACGCAAAGGAACCCGCTCAGTCGAGTATGAAATTCCTTCTATTGAACCCGGGTGCTAGATTTGAAGAGATTGTGCAGAGTTGCCGATCG GTCGTACTGGCAGGTGGCACAATGAAACCAACGGAAGAATTAACGGAGCAAGTCTTTCGGAACTGCCCGGAACGGGTTACGATTAAAAGTTATCCACATGTCGTACCGGCGGACGCCGTGCTTCCGATCGCACTCGCGCGAGGGCCATCGGGGAAGGACTTTCTGTTCAATTACGCCAATCGACAGTGCCAGCAGTTG CTTGACGAGCTTCAGTCTACCTTGATGAACCTGTGCTACGTCGTTCCGAACGGTATCGTGGCGTTCTTCAGCTCCTACGAGTATCTCGAGCAGTTCTGCAAACGACTCGAGGACTCCGGCAATCGTGCCCGAATAGAGGAGCGAAAGCGAATCTTCCGTGAGCCACGTACTACCGGGCAGGTCGAGCGGATATTGGCAGAGTATGCGCAGGCAGCGaaatcggccaccggtgctCTGCTACTGAGTGTCGTTGGAGGTAAGCTTAGTGAAGGATTAAACTTTTCGGATGAACTTGGCCGatgtgtggtggtgattggaTTGCCGTATCCCAACCGTACCAGCCCGGAGCTAGTGGAACGGATGCGTTATCTCGATCGAACACTTGTTAAACAATCCCCTACGGCCAGTTCCGCCGGAAATGAGTATTATGAGAATCTGTGCATGAAAGCGGTCAATCAGTGCATTGGACGAGCCGTACGACATATACGCGATTATGCAGCCGTCGTTCTGTTGGATGTACGGTACGGTAAAGGGGCTGAGTCGTCTATTCGACGGAAGCTCCCTAGCTGGATCTCCGATCGGATGGTTTGTGCTGATCGATATGGTCAGGCACATAGTAGCTTAGTGAAGTTCTTCCGTGATCATAAAACAGACCGATCCAAGGAGACGCATGCAGGCCAGTAG